From Miscanthus floridulus cultivar M001 chromosome 15, ASM1932011v1, whole genome shotgun sequence, the proteins below share one genomic window:
- the LOC136508871 gene encoding L-type lectin-domain containing receptor kinase S.4-like, with the protein MSSSKKPKPPILLSFLFLLASLAVAASQEFTYKGFSASGAGKNPSLNLNGTSATEVLPSGVLRLTNETSKLLGHAFYPTPLRFLDRPNGTAASFSTQFAFTIVPEFPKLGGHGFAFVVAPDPRMPGALPSQYLGLLSAADVGNATNHLFAVEFDTVQDFEFDDVNGNHVGVNLNSLISNASSKADPLNLKDGDTTAWVDYDGAAGVLNVSIANGTAGKPAAPLISFRVDLSGIFREQMYVGFSASTGVLASSHYVRGWSFRLGGGAAPALDLSSLPSLPRIKSGKNRTSLILAVAFSAFVAIVVLAGAGAYGAYRYKNRDIIEPWELDYGPHRFKYAELRRATRGFREREVLGSGGFGKVYRGVLRGKSGETVAVKRVNHESRQGLPEFVAEIASIGRLRHRNLVQLQGWCRRRGDLLLVYDYMPNGSLDRHLFGDHLKASRLTWPVRYRILRDVASALLYLHEGWESVVLHRDVKASNVLLDADMSARLGDFGLAKLHERGANPSTTRVVGTLGYLAPELTRTGKATAAADVFAFGALVLEVVAGRRPIEPRAEPEELVLSEWAWERYAAGEVEKVVDARLAGAYDFAEAAAAVKVGLWCSHPVPASRPTMREVAWYLDGGEAGEVPEPPPPPPMLLAYSGEVGFDDFVHSYPSSSFERAAAAGGGWDGGTQTSVTTFPFSPLSMRSSHGSM; encoded by the coding sequence ATGTCAAGCTCCAAGAAACCCAAGCCCCCCatcctcctctccttcctcttcctcctcgccagcctcgccgtcgccgcctcccAAGAGTTCACCTACAAAGGCTTCAGCGCGAGCGGCGCCGGCAAGAACCCGAGTCTGAACCTGAACGGCACGTCGGCGACCGAGGTCCTGCCGAGCGGCGTCCTGCGCCTCACCAACGAGACGTCCAAGCTCCTGGGCCACGCCTTCTACCCGACCCCGCTCCGCTTCCTCGACCGGCCGAACGGCACCGCCGCGTCCTTCTCCACGCAGTTCGCCTTCACCATAGTCCCGGAGTTCCCGAAGCTCGGCGGCCACGGGTTCGCGTTCGTGGTCGCGCCCGACCCGCGCATGCCCGGCGCGCTGCCCAGCCAGTACCTGGGCCTTCTCAGCGCCGCCGACGTCGGAAACGCCACCAACCACCTCTTCGCCGTCGAGTTCGACACCGTGCAGGACTTTGAGTTCGACGACGTCAACGGCAACCACGTCGGCGTCAACCTCAACAGCCTGATCTCCAACGCGTCCTCCAAGGCTGACCCGCTCAACCTCAAGGACGGGGACACCACCGCCTGGGTCGACTACGACGGCGCCGCCGGGGTGCTCAACGTCTCGATCGCGAACGGCACGGCGGGGAAGCCCGCCGCGCCGCTCATCTCCTTCCGCGTCGACCTGTCCGGGATCTTCCGCGAGCAGATGTACGTGGGATTCTCGGCGTCCACGGGGGTCCTCGCGAGCTCACACTACGTCAGGGGATGGAGCTTccgcctcggcggcggcgccgcgccgGCGCTGGACCTCTCGTCGCTGCCGTCGCTGCCGCGGATCAAGAGCGGCAAGAACCGGACCTCGCTCATCCTCGCCGTCGCGTTCTCGGCGTTCGTGGCGATCGTCGTGCTCGCGGGCGCCGGCGCGTACGGCGCGTACCGGTACAAGAACCGCGACATCATCGAGCCGTGGGAGCTCGACTACGGCCCGCACCGGTTCAAGTACGCCGAGCTCCGGCGCGCGACGCGCGGGTTCCGCGAGCGCGAGGTGCTGGGATCCGGCGGCTTCGGCAAGGTGTACCGCGGCGTGCTCCGGGGCAAGTCTGGCGAGACCGTGGCCGTGAAGCGCGTGAACCACGAGTCCCGGCAGGGGCTCCCCGAGTTCGTGGCGGAGATCGCGTCCATCGGCCGCCTCCGCCACCGCAACCTCGTCCAGCTCCAGGGCtggtgccgccgccgcggcgacctcctcctcgtCTACGACTACATGCCCAACGGCAGCCTGGACCGCCACCTCTTCGGCGACCACCTCAAGGCGTCGCGCCTGACCTGGCCCGTCCGGTACCGCATCCTCCGCGACGTCGCGTCGGCGCTGCTGTACCTGCACGAAGGGTGGGAGAGCGTCGTCCTCCACCGCGACGTCAAGGCCAGCAACGTGCTCCTCGACGCCGACATGTCGGCGCGGCTCGGCGACTTCGGGCTCGCCAAGCTCCACGAGCGCGGGGCCAACCCGAGCACGACGCGCGTGGTGGGCACGCTCGGGTACCTGGCCCCCGAGCTCACGCGGACGGGGAAGGCCACGGCGGCCGCCGACGTTTTCGCGTTCGGCGCCCTGGTGCTGGAGGTGGTGGCCGGGCGGCGGCCCATCGAGCCCCGCGCGGAGCCCGAGGAGCTGGTGCTGTCCGAGTGGGCCTGGGAGCGGTACGCGGCCGGGGAGGTGGAGAAGGTGGTGGACGCCCGGCTCGCCGGCGCGTACGACTTCGCGGAGGCGGCCGCGGCCGTGAAGGTGGGGCTGTGGTGCTCGCATCCGGTGCCGGCGTCGCGGCCCACGATGCGGGAGGTGGCGTGGTACCTTGACGGCGGGGAGGCCGGCGAGGTGCCGGAGCCTCCGCCCCCGCCGCCGATGCTGCTGGCGTACTCCGGCGAGGTGGGATTCGACGACTTCGTGCACTCGTACCCGTCGTCGTCGTTCGAGcgcgccgccgcggccggcgGCGGGTGGGACGGTGGGACCCAGACGTCGGTCACCACGTTCCCCTTCTCGCCGCTGTCCATGCGGTCGTCTCACGGGAGCATGTGA